CGGGCGCTGATCTTCTTGCGCACGATCCACGGCCACACCCAGCGCAGCCCCTCCGTCCGGTCGCTGCCTCGATACTCGCCGAACAGGGTGAGCACGGCGGCCTGGTTCGGCTGGATCATGTAGAACCCGGCCGCGACGAACAGGAAGAGCACGAAGGGCAGCGCCAGCCCGAAAATGAATCCGAGCGGGCCGGAGCCGGCAAGCATTCCCGACAGTCCGAGCACCGCCGGTATGGCGACGATCGCCAGTAGCACGAGCAACATCACATAGCCGTTATGCCCCCGGCCCTCCGTCTCGCGGCTGATGTTGATCCCGCGCTTCTCGCCCCTGTTTTCGGCCACCATGACGATTCTCCTTCGATATAATTATGATATCATATTTATATCGGAAGAGGTGTTCGTTCAAGCGAAACCGCCAAGCGAGGGCCAGGACCCTAATTCTCCCTGATCGCGCGCAGGAACGCCTCCCCATAGGCTTCCAGCTTCTTGGCGCCGACGCCGCCGATGCGCGACATTTCGTCGAGGTTCGCGGGGCGGAAGGCCGCCATGTCGCGCAGCACGGCATCGTGGAAGACCACGTAGGGCGGCACCTGCGCCTCTTCCGCCAGCGTGCGGCGCAAGTCGCGCAGGGCTTCGAACAGCGGGTCGCCGACCGGGTTGGGCGTGGCGTTCGCGCGGCGCCGACGCTGCTTCTTCTGCGGCTCGACGATGCCGATGGGCACCTCGCCCTTCAGGATGTCCGGCGCATCGCCGCCGAGGGCGAGGCCGCCGTGCTCGGTCGGCACCAGCGCGCCGCGGGCTTGCAATGCGCGCGACAGGGGGCGCAGCAGCGCGGCCTCCTTCGCATCGACGATGCCGAACACGGACAGCCTGTCGTGACCGCGCTGACGGACCCGCTCGTCCTCCACCCCGGTCAGCACCTTCTGCACATGGCCGAGGCCGAAGCTTTGCCCCGTCCGGTAGACGCCGGAAAGCAGTTTGCGGGCGAGCTCCGTCGCCTCGATCACGGTCGGCGGCTCCAGGCAGTTGTCGCAATTGCCACATTGGGCTGGCGGGTCTTCGCCGAAATGCCGCAGCAGCACCGCACGGCGGCAGCCCGCCGTCTCGACCAGCCCGGCAAGCGCTTCCAGCCGCGCCTGCTCGCCGGCCCGCCGCTCCGGCTCGATCTCCGCCAGCCGCTGGCGCGCGCGGGCGAAATCGTCCGCCCCCCACAGCATCAGCGCGTGGGCCGGATCGCCGTCGCGCCCCGCGCGGCCCGTTTCCTGGTAATAGGCCTCGATCGACTTCGGCAAGCCGGCATGGGCGACGAAGCGCACGTCCGGCTTGTCGATCCCCATGCCGAAGGCGATTGTGGCGACCATCACCATGTCCTCGCTGGCGACGAAGGCCGCCTGGTTCGCGGCGCGCTCCTCCGCCGGCAGGCCCGCGTGATAGATCGAGACACTGCGCCCGCCCGCGCCCAGCTGCTGCGCCAGCCGCTCCACCTGCGCGCGGGTCTGCGCATAGACGATGCCGGGCCCCGCCTGCGCGTCCAGCAGCCGGGCAAGCTGGTTCGCCACGTTGTCGCGCGGGCCGATGGCATAGCGGATATTGGGCCGGTCGAACCCCGCCAGCACCAGTCCGTCCGCCGGAATGCCGAGCTGGGCCAGGATGTCGGCGCGAGTGTGCGCGTCCGCCGTGGCGGTCAGCGCCAGCCGCCCCGCTTCGGGGAACGCGTCGAGCAGCGGACGCAGCAGGCGGTAGTCGGGACGGAAATCGTGCCCCCATTCGGACACGCAATGCGCTTCGTCGATGGCGAACAGGGCCACCCGGCCGCGTTCCAGCAGGCTGCGGAAACCGGGCTGGCTGGCACGTTCCGGCGCAACGTAGAGCAGGTCGAGTTCGCCCGCCTCGAACGCCGCCTGCGTTTCCCGCCAGTCGCCGTCGACGCTGGTCAGCGTCGCGGCGCGGATGCCGTTGGCGCGGGCGCTGCGCAGCTGGTCGTGCATCAGGGCGATGAGCGGGGAGACGACGATGCAGCAGCCGGGCAGCATCGTGGCAGGCAGCTGGTAGGTGAGCGACTTTCCCGCGCCCGTCGGCATCACCGCCAGCGTCCGCTGCCCCGCCAGCACGCGGGCGACGACATCGGCCTGCTTGCCGCGAAACCCTTCGAACCCGAACACGGCGCGCAGGGCGGTGCGCGCATCCTCCAGCGCTTCGACAGGCGTATCGGCAACCATCTCGTCCATCGGGCCGCTGTGCCAGATCGCATCGCGCGCGCAAACCGGGCGGCGGGCCATGCTGGGGAGAATTGCCAGCACCGGCACGCCGCGCTAGATGCAGGGGCGAGAATTCAACGGAGACCCCGCCCATGAAGAAGTTGATTGCCACCGCCACCACCGCGGCCCTCGCCCTGTCGCTCGCCGCCTGCGGATCGTCCGACGACGCGTCCGAAGACACGACCGCCGATACGGTCGAAGTCACCGCCGACGAAGCGGTCGAGGAGGTGGAGGAAACCCCCACCCCCGTCGAAATGAGCGACGAAGACCCCGCGCCCGACACCGGCCCGGAAGAGACGGTCGACGCGGACACCGCGGCCGGCGTGGATGCCGAAGTGGCCAGTGAAAATGCGCAGGATGTCGCCGCGCGCGCCCGCGAGGCCGCCATGCGCGCCGCCGAACAGGCCACGCAGAACGCCGAAGAATCCATGGAATAAATTTGCTAGATATTTGATTGCAAAGTGGGCGGGGTGCACGGCGCATCTCGCCCGTTTTCTTATAAGCTGCGAGCGGATACGATGGCGTCATGCGCATGACCGCCGCCCTTATCCCGCTCCTCGTGCTCGCCGCCTGCGGGGACGATGCGGCAGGCCCCGGCGGCCTGACCGAAGGCGAGGCGCGCGAGCTGGACGAGGCTGCGGCCATCGTCGATGCCCAGCGGATAGAGGAGGACGACCTGCCCGCCGATCTCAGGCAGGACCCGGGCGAATAGGGGACCTTTGCCCGTCGCCCGCGCCGCCTTGATAATCGCCCGTCGCTCCGCCATAGGCAGGGTTTAACCGCGCGATTAAAAACAGCAGGAGTCGGCAGGCACATGGGCATTCTGGAAGGCAAGGTCGTCGCAGTAACCGGCAGCGGGCGCGGCATCGGGCGGGAAATTGCGCTCCTCTGCGCGAAGGAAGGCGCGGCGGTCATCGTCAACGATCCCGGCGTGGGCGGCGGCGGCGAAGGCGGGGAGGCCGGCCCGGCCGAGCAGACCGCCAGCGACATTCGCGATGGCGGCGGCAAGGCACACGCCAACCTCGCCAGCGTGGCCGACCCGGCGGGTGCTGCATCCATCATCGAGGATGCCGTGCAGCAGTTCGGCCGGATCGACGCAGTGGTGAACAACGCCGGGATCCTGCGCGACACGATCTGGCACAAGATGAGCCACGAGGACTGGAAGGCGGTGATCGACGTCCACCTCCACGGCTGTTTCAACACGTCCAAGGCCGCCACGCCCTATTTCAAGGACCAGGGCAGCGGGCGGTTGGTGCATTTCACTTCCACCAGCGGGCTGATCGGCAATATCGGCCAGGCGAACTATTCCGCCGCCAAGCTCGGCATCGTCGGCCTGTCGCAGTCCATCGCGCTCGATGCGGCGCGTTATGGCGTCACCTCCAACTGCATCGCGCCGTTCGCGTGGAGCCGGATGACCGCGAGCATCCCCACCACCGGCGAAGGCGCCGAAGAACGCGTGAAGCGCCTCCAATCGATGGGCGCGGAAAAGATCGCCCCCCTCGCCGCCTACCTGTGCAGCGATGCGAGCGCGGAGGTGACCAACCAGATCTTCGCCGTACGCCGCAACGAGATAGTGCTGTTTTCGAAGCCCCGCCCGGTCCGCTCCATGGTCAAGACCGAAGGCTGGACCGCGCAGGCGATCGCGGACGAGCTGGTCCCGGCCTTCAAGTCCGACTTTGCGCGCGGCGACGAAGTCAGCGCCCACGTCTTCCCCTACGACCCCGTTTGAGGACCCAGCCATGAACGCTCCTGTCAATGCAGTCGCCGCCAATTCGGGCATGGATGACGAAACCTTCGAACAGTTCCACGAACAGCTCGAACGCTATGTCCGCGAGCGGCTGATCCCGGCGGAAAAGGACGTCATCGAAAACGACGCCGTGCCGGAAGACATCCTTGCCGAGATGAAGGACATGGGCCTGTTCGGCCTCACCGTGCCGGAAGAATTCGGCGGCGCGGGTCTCAATGTCACCCAGTATGCGAAGACGGTGAAGACGATGGCCTATGCTGCGCCCGCCTTCCGCAGTATCTTTTCGATCAACGTCGGCATGTTCAACTCTGCCATCAAGAACGGCGGCACGGATGCACAGAAGGCCGAGTGGTGGCCGCGCATTGCCGGCGGCAAGATCGCCTGCTTCGGCCTCACCGAACCCGGCAGCGGCAGCGACAGCGCCGCGATGCAGACGACCGCGCGGCCCGACCCGGACGGGAACGGGTGGATCCTGAACGGTACGAAGCGCTACATCACCAACGCACCGCACGCCGATGTCGGCCTGATCATGGCGCGCACCGAAAAGGATGCGCTACCCAAGAACGCACACGTTTCCGCCTTCATCGTGCCGATGGATACGCCCGGCGTTTCGACCGGGTCGCCCGACCACAAGATGGGCCAGGCGGGTAGCCACATCTCCGACGTGATGCTCGACGATGTCCACGTGCCGGGCGACGCGCTCCTGGGCGGGGAAACCGGACAGGGCTTCCGCTTCGCCATGATGAGCCTCGACAACGGACGCATTTCCGTGGGTGCGGCCAGCACGGGCTACGCCTGCCGCGCGCTGGACAGCGCGACGAAGTACGCGACCGAGCGGCAGGCCTTCGGCGAACCCATCGCCAACTTCCAGCTGATCCAGCAGATGCTCGCCGAAAGCTGGACCGAAATCTACGCCGCCGAGAGCATGATGGCGGACGTCACCGCACGCGTCGACCGGGGCGAGGATACGGTCAAGCACGCCGCCGCCTTCAAGGTCTTCGCATCCGAAATGTGCGGCCGCGTGGTGGACCGGGTGGTGCAGATTTACGGCGGCGCGGGCTATCTTGCCGAATACGACGCCGAACGCTTCTTCCGTGATGCGCGCATCTACCGAATCTACGAAGGCACGACGCAGATCCTGCAGCTCCAGATCGCCAAGCGGATGCTGCGCGAACACGCGGCGGGGCTCTGACACAGCGCCCATGCACGACCTGCTTTCCGGCCTGTCGCTCGTCGAGGTGTCCAGCTTCGTCGCTTCGCCCACGGTGGGGCTGTATTGCGGGCAGATGGGCGCGGAGGTCATCCGCGTCGACCATGTCGCGGGCGGGCTGGATTACGACCGCTACCTGCTGACCGGCGAAGGCCGCAGCCTGGCGTGGGAAAACCTCAACCGCACGAAGAAATCGGTCGCACTCGACTTGCGCAGCGGCGAAGGGCGCGAGCTGTGCGTGGCGCTCGCCGCAAAGGTCGGCCAGTGCGTGACCAACGTGCCGGAAACCAGCTTCCTGTCCCACGCTGCCATGGCAGCGAAGCGCGGCGACATGATCTCCCTGCGCATCATGGGCTGGCACGATGGGCGGCAGGCGATGGATTTCACCGTCAACGCCGCCAGCGGCTACCCGCTGATGACCGGGCCGGCAGAGTGGGAACAGGCCAGCGCCCCACCGGTCAACCAGCTGATGCCCGCCTGGGATTTCCTGACCGGCGCCTATTCCGCCTTCGCCCTGCTCGCCGCGCTGCGCCGCCGCGATGCGAGCGGCGAAGGCGCGGAAATCCGCATCCCGCTGGGCGATGTCGCCATCGGCACGCTCGCCAATTCCGGCACGATGGCCGAAATGCTTTATCGCGGCGCCGACCGGGAACGGCTGGGCAACGCCATCTGGGGCGCGTTCGGCACCGATTTCCGCAGCCGGGACGGAACCCGCTTTATGGTCGCCGCCCTCACGGCGAAGCAGTGGGCCGGGCTGGTCGAGGCATTCGACGTCGAAAGCGAGATCGCGGCACTGGAAGCCGAGCTCGGCGTCCGCTTCGCCGACGGAGATACGCCGCGCTTCGAGAACCGCGAGCGGCTGGCCGCGCTGTTCCAGTCCGTCGCCGGCCAGCTCGATTGGCCGGAACTGGAAAGGCGCATGGGCGCGGCGGGCACTACCTTCGAACGCTATCGCACCCCGTACGAAGCCTCCACCGACCCGGTGCTGGTGGGCGAAAACCCGCTGTTCGGCCCTTCCCCGGACAACCCCAGCGGCTTCGACTATCCCGCCGCCCGCAGCTTCGCCCATCTCGGCGGCGAGGAGCGCGGCGATCCGCTGCCCGCGCCGTATCTGGGGCAGCACAGCGAGGAAGTGCTGGCGGAAAAGCTCGGCCTGTCGTCGGGTGCGATTGCCAGACTGATCGATGCGGGCACGGTCCGCACCAGCGACAAGGAAACCCAATGAGCACCATGCGCCGCGTAGCCATCGTCGACCCCGTCCGCACGCCGGTCGGCAAGTTCCTCGGCAGCCTCGCCCCGCTCGAAGCAGGTGCGCTCGGCGCGGTCATCATCAAGGCGCTCGTCGAGCGCACCGGCGTCGATCCCTCGCGCGTCGACGACGTGGTCTTCAGCCAGGGCTACGGCAGCGGCGAGGCCCCGGCCATCGGGCGCTGGAGCTGGCTTGCAGCAGGCTATCCCATCGAAGTGCCCGGCTTCCAGCTCGACCGCCGCTGCGGCAGCGGGCTGCAGGCGGTCGCAACCGCCGCGATGATGGTCCAGACGGGCGTGGCCGACTGCGTGCTGGCGGGCGGCGTGGAAAGCATGTCGAACGTCGAGCATTACACCACCAAGGCGCGGCACGGGGCGCGGATGGGCGACATGGTTCTGTGGGACCGGCTGACGCGCGGCCGCTTGATGAGCCAGCCGATCGAACGCTTCGGCATCATCACCGGCATGATCGAGACCGCAGAGAACCTTGCCAAGGATTATGCCATTTCGCGCGAGGCGTCGGACGAATTCGCCGTCCGCAGCCACCGGAACGCCGCCGCCGCGTGGGCGGCGGGCAAGTTCGACGCGCAGCTTGTCCCCGTCCCGATCCCGCAGCGCAAGGGTGACTCGGTGATCTTTGCCAAGGACGAGGGATTCCGCGAGGATGCGGACATGGAATCGCTCGGCGCGCTGCGCCCCATCGACGGCAAGCGCGATCCCGACGCCATCGTCACCGCAGGCAATGCCAGCCAGCAGAACGATGCCGCTGCCGCCTGCCTGGTGGTGGCAGAGGACAGGCTGGAGGAGCTGGGCCTCACGCCCATGCTGTGGTTCGACTGCTGGAGTGCGGCGGGCTGCGACCCCAGCCGCATGGGCATCGGCCCGGTGCTTGCGGTCGAAAGGCTGTTCGCGCGCACCGGCAGGGGCTGGGACGATATCGGCCTGATTGAGCTCAACGAAGCCTTCGCGCCGCAAGCGCTTGCAGTGCTGACGGGCTGGGGCTTTGCCGAAGACGACAGCCGCCGCGACATCGTCAACGTCAACGGATCGGGCATTTCGCTCGGCCACCCCATCGGCGCGACCGGTATCCGCATCCTTGCCGACATGGCGCACGAAATGCACCGGCGCGACGTGCGCTATGGCCTCGAAACCATGTGTATCGGCGGCGGCCAGGGCATGGCCGCGATCTTCGAGCGCGCCCTGTGACCAACACCGGCGAGGGGGACTGGAGCGACTGGATCGGGCGCGAACAGCGCCAGACCGACCGGCTGGACGAAGCGCTCGCCGCGCGCTGGTGCGCGACGTTCGACCGCAAGGTGCCCGCGGATGGCGTCATGCCGCAGGGCATCCACTTCTGCCTCTGCACGCCCGAAGCCCCGACTGCGATGTTGGGCGACGACGGCCACCCGCTGCGCAGCGACGCGCCGGACAGCTTCCTGCCGCCCGTCCCCCTGCCCCGCCGCATGTGGGCGGGCAGCAGCATCGCCTTCCACGCCCCGCTTTCGATCGGCGCGCAAGTCGAGCGGACGAGCCGCATCGAGAGCATCACGCCCAAGAGCGGCAGCCGCGGCGAGATGGTGTTCGTCGAAGTGGGCCACGAGATCCGCGCCGATGGCGACCTCGCGGTGCGCGAAGTGCAATCGCTCGTCTATCTCGAGGCGCTTGCGCCGGATGCGCCGCTATCCCCGCCCCCGACCGGCGAAGCGCGCTTCGATTACCGCGCATGGGACACGGCCAGGGCGGTCGCGCCGCCCGAGGTGCTGCTGTTCCGCTATTCCGCGCTGACGTTCAATACGCACCGGATCCATTACGACGCGCCCTATGCGCGGGAGGTCGAGCGGTATCGCGGCCTCGTCGTCCATGGTCCGCTCACCGCCTCGCTGCTCCTGCAGATGCTGCCGCAGCCGGTGAGCCGGTTCACCTTTCGCGGGCTCAGTCCCGCCATCGCGGGCGAGACGCTCCACCTTGCGATGCGCGAAGGCGAGAGCGGCATCGAGATGGGCGCATTCGCCGCAGACGGGCGGCAAGTGACGAAAGCCGAAGCTAGCCTGCCGGATAATCCGCAATCGGCCTGAGCACCGAATAGGTTTCGGCCGCAGGCTCCCGCCCCAGCGGTTCCATCGTGATCGGCTCGGGCTCGCAATCGGTGTCCGGCAGCCGGTCCAGCAAATCGCGCACCAGCGTCAGCCGCCCGCGCTTCTGATCGTTGAAATCGACCAGCGTCCACGGGGCATATTCCGTATGCGTCGCCTCCAGCATCGTCCGGCGCGCGTCGGTATAGGCATCGTACTGCTCGCGCGCGGCGAGGTCGATGGGCGACAGCTTCCAGCGCTTGAGCGGATCCTCCAGCCGCTCGCGCAGCCGCTCTTCCTGCTGTGCCTGGTCGGTAGTCAGCCAGTACTTGAACAGCAGGATGCCGTCATCGACCAGCATCTTTTCGAACGTCGGCGCCTGGCGCAGGAACTGCGCGACCTGGTCGTCCGACGCGAAGCCCATCACCTTTTCCACCCCGGCGCGATTGTACCAGCTACGGTCGAACAGCACGATCTCGCCGGCGGTCGGCAGGTGCTTCACGTAGCGCTGGAAATACCACTGGCCGCGCTCTTCCTCGGTCGGCTTGCCGAGCGCGACGATGCGGCACTGGCGCGGGTTCAGTCGCTCGCTCACCGCACGGATCGCGCCGCCCTTGCCCGCCGTGTCGCGCCCTTCGAAAATCACGACGATCCGCTGTCCGGTCACGCGGGCCCAGCGGGCCATGCCGACCAGTTCCTCTTCCATCGGCTCGATCAGTTTCTCGTAGTCCCGGCGCTTCAGCTTGCCCATCGCGGCGCGTCTCCTGCACATTTGTTCGGCAACGCTGGCAATGCTAAGGCAAATTTATGGCGACCGCACCCGAATTGAGCCGCGACTACAGCGCGATCCCCGAAATGCCGGACGACGTCTTCACCGCGCCGCTGAAGCGGCCGGAACACGTGGGCGAAGACTGGCTGGAGCCGAAGCAGACCGAGTACGACAGCGAGGACGACGCGATCTGGAACGACTTGTTCGCGCGCCAGATGGACATATTGCCGGGCCGCGCGGCAACCGCGTTTCTCGAAGGCCTCGAAAAGCTCGACCTCGGCAAAGGAGGCGTGCCCGAATTCGGTGCGATGTCTGAAGAGCTGGGCAAGCTGACGGGCTGGAGCGTGGTGCCGGTGCCGATGCTGATTCCGGACCACATCTTCTTCTGGCACCTTGCCAACCGGCGCTTCCCGGCGGGCAATTTCATCCGCACGCGCGAGACGTTCGACTATATCCAGGAGCCCGACGTCTTCCATGACGTGTTCGGCCACGTGCCGATGCTGACCGACCCGACTTTTGCCGATTACATGCAGGAATACGGCAAGGCCGGCTGGCGGGCGATGGAATACAACCGGCTGAAGGCCCTCGGCTCGCTGTACTGGTACACTGTCGAATTCGGGCTGGTGCTGGAAGGCGGCAAGGATTTGCGTGCCTACGGGGCGGGCATCCTCTCCGGCCCGACAGAGGCGGTCTATGCGGTAGAGGCGGAAAGCCCCAACCGGATCATGCTGAATGTCGACCGCGTGATGCGCACCGATTACGTCATCAGCGACCTGCAGCCAACCTATTTCGTGATCGAGAGTTTCGAGGACCTGTTCCGCCAGACGGTGGAGCGCGATTTCGACCGGCTCTATCGCAATCTCGGCCCCGGTTTCACCTATGCCAACACGGCGGTGATCGACGTGGACAACGTGCACACGCGCGGGACGCTGGAATATTCGCTGCGGGGCGGGCGCGGATCGGGCGCGAAACCGGTCTGACGCCGGGCGCGCGGCTTACCTTCGCACGCTGGCGCGTTCGATCAGCCGCACCGGCACCCGGGCGCTGAGCGCGTCTTCCCGGGGGTCGAGCCCCGCGTC
This sequence is a window from Alteriqipengyuania flavescens. Protein-coding genes within it:
- a CDS encoding SDR family NAD(P)-dependent oxidoreductase, yielding MGILEGKVVAVTGSGRGIGREIALLCAKEGAAVIVNDPGVGGGGEGGEAGPAEQTASDIRDGGGKAHANLASVADPAGAASIIEDAVQQFGRIDAVVNNAGILRDTIWHKMSHEDWKAVIDVHLHGCFNTSKAATPYFKDQGSGRLVHFTSTSGLIGNIGQANYSAAKLGIVGLSQSIALDAARYGVTSNCIAPFAWSRMTASIPTTGEGAEERVKRLQSMGAEKIAPLAAYLCSDASAEVTNQIFAVRRNEIVLFSKPRPVRSMVKTEGWTAQAIADELVPAFKSDFARGDEVSAHVFPYDPV
- the phhA gene encoding phenylalanine 4-monooxygenase, translated to MPDDVFTAPLKRPEHVGEDWLEPKQTEYDSEDDAIWNDLFARQMDILPGRAATAFLEGLEKLDLGKGGVPEFGAMSEELGKLTGWSVVPVPMLIPDHIFFWHLANRRFPAGNFIRTRETFDYIQEPDVFHDVFGHVPMLTDPTFADYMQEYGKAGWRAMEYNRLKALGSLYWYTVEFGLVLEGGKDLRAYGAGILSGPTEAVYAVEAESPNRIMLNVDRVMRTDYVISDLQPTYFVIESFEDLFRQTVERDFDRLYRNLGPGFTYANTAVIDVDNVHTRGTLEYSLRGGRGSGAKPV
- a CDS encoding acetyl-CoA C-acetyltransferase, producing the protein MSTMRRVAIVDPVRTPVGKFLGSLAPLEAGALGAVIIKALVERTGVDPSRVDDVVFSQGYGSGEAPAIGRWSWLAAGYPIEVPGFQLDRRCGSGLQAVATAAMMVQTGVADCVLAGGVESMSNVEHYTTKARHGARMGDMVLWDRLTRGRLMSQPIERFGIITGMIETAENLAKDYAISREASDEFAVRSHRNAAAAWAAGKFDAQLVPVPIPQRKGDSVIFAKDEGFREDADMESLGALRPIDGKRDPDAIVTAGNASQQNDAAAACLVVAEDRLEELGLTPMLWFDCWSAAGCDPSRMGIGPVLAVERLFARTGRGWDDIGLIELNEAFAPQALAVLTGWGFAEDDSRRDIVNVNGSGISLGHPIGATGIRILADMAHEMHRRDVRYGLETMCIGGGQGMAAIFERAL
- the ppk2 gene encoding polyphosphate kinase 2; translation: MGKLKRRDYEKLIEPMEEELVGMARWARVTGQRIVVIFEGRDTAGKGGAIRAVSERLNPRQCRIVALGKPTEEERGQWYFQRYVKHLPTAGEIVLFDRSWYNRAGVEKVMGFASDDQVAQFLRQAPTFEKMLVDDGILLFKYWLTTDQAQQEERLRERLEDPLKRWKLSPIDLAAREQYDAYTDARRTMLEATHTEYAPWTLVDFNDQKRGRLTLVRDLLDRLPDTDCEPEPITMEPLGREPAAETYSVLRPIADYPAG
- a CDS encoding CoA transferase gives rise to the protein MHDLLSGLSLVEVSSFVASPTVGLYCGQMGAEVIRVDHVAGGLDYDRYLLTGEGRSLAWENLNRTKKSVALDLRSGEGRELCVALAAKVGQCVTNVPETSFLSHAAMAAKRGDMISLRIMGWHDGRQAMDFTVNAASGYPLMTGPAEWEQASAPPVNQLMPAWDFLTGAYSAFALLAALRRRDASGEGAEIRIPLGDVAIGTLANSGTMAEMLYRGADRERLGNAIWGAFGTDFRSRDGTRFMVAALTAKQWAGLVEAFDVESEIAALEAELGVRFADGDTPRFENRERLAALFQSVAGQLDWPELERRMGAAGTTFERYRTPYEASTDPVLVGENPLFGPSPDNPSGFDYPAARSFAHLGGEERGDPLPAPYLGQHSEEVLAEKLGLSSGAIARLIDAGTVRTSDKETQ
- the recQ gene encoding DNA helicase RecQ yields the protein MVADTPVEALEDARTALRAVFGFEGFRGKQADVVARVLAGQRTLAVMPTGAGKSLTYQLPATMLPGCCIVVSPLIALMHDQLRSARANGIRAATLTSVDGDWRETQAAFEAGELDLLYVAPERASQPGFRSLLERGRVALFAIDEAHCVSEWGHDFRPDYRLLRPLLDAFPEAGRLALTATADAHTRADILAQLGIPADGLVLAGFDRPNIRYAIGPRDNVANQLARLLDAQAGPGIVYAQTRAQVERLAQQLGAGGRSVSIYHAGLPAEERAANQAAFVASEDMVMVATIAFGMGIDKPDVRFVAHAGLPKSIEAYYQETGRAGRDGDPAHALMLWGADDFARARQRLAEIEPERRAGEQARLEALAGLVETAGCRRAVLLRHFGEDPPAQCGNCDNCLEPPTVIEATELARKLLSGVYRTGQSFGLGHVQKVLTGVEDERVRQRGHDRLSVFGIVDAKEAALLRPLSRALQARGALVPTEHGGLALGGDAPDILKGEVPIGIVEPQKKQRRRRANATPNPVGDPLFEALRDLRRTLAEEAQVPPYVVFHDAVLRDMAAFRPANLDEMSRIGGVGAKKLEAYGEAFLRAIREN
- a CDS encoding acyl-CoA dehydrogenase family protein yields the protein MNAPVNAVAANSGMDDETFEQFHEQLERYVRERLIPAEKDVIENDAVPEDILAEMKDMGLFGLTVPEEFGGAGLNVTQYAKTVKTMAYAAPAFRSIFSINVGMFNSAIKNGGTDAQKAEWWPRIAGGKIACFGLTEPGSGSDSAAMQTTARPDPDGNGWILNGTKRYITNAPHADVGLIMARTEKDALPKNAHVSAFIVPMDTPGVSTGSPDHKMGQAGSHISDVMLDDVHVPGDALLGGETGQGFRFAMMSLDNGRISVGAASTGYACRALDSATKYATERQAFGEPIANFQLIQQMLAESWTEIYAAESMMADVTARVDRGEDTVKHAAAFKVFASEMCGRVVDRVVQIYGGAGYLAEYDAERFFRDARIYRIYEGTTQILQLQIAKRMLREHAAGL
- a CDS encoding FAS1-like dehydratase domain-containing protein, yielding MTNTGEGDWSDWIGREQRQTDRLDEALAARWCATFDRKVPADGVMPQGIHFCLCTPEAPTAMLGDDGHPLRSDAPDSFLPPVPLPRRMWAGSSIAFHAPLSIGAQVERTSRIESITPKSGSRGEMVFVEVGHEIRADGDLAVREVQSLVYLEALAPDAPLSPPPTGEARFDYRAWDTARAVAPPEVLLFRYSALTFNTHRIHYDAPYAREVERYRGLVVHGPLTASLLLQMLPQPVSRFTFRGLSPAIAGETLHLAMREGESGIEMGAFAADGRQVTKAEASLPDNPQSA